One Oncorhynchus keta strain PuntledgeMale-10-30-2019 chromosome 11, Oket_V2, whole genome shotgun sequence DNA window includes the following coding sequences:
- the LOC118390046 gene encoding fibroblast growth factor receptor 4-like — MVNVYTVCIVILCLTVGLLTKAIGPEDVKTKDLRVPRPLILPHYPENTTAVVGGQVKLLCKVHRPAFTKVQWLKRDGDRLGAEGQPHLRVLTALQSNISKVNSLSLSNVSLGDTGEYICMAETTTQAGHQLQSKQSAWLQVLPETLISRSLDQSTAIEVPAVVLDDLGEDTNEHLLLEPGDVLKLRCDTNRPGGVYWYKEWTRVLHTARIQIRGGVIEITDVTYEDSGVYVCVLRGTKEPLRNFTITVADSLGSGDDDEDNGLEDTSAEIDNDQVYFTRGPYWTHTQRMEKKLYAVPAGNTVKFRCPAMGSPLPFIRWLKNGHEFRGEHRIGGIKLRHQHWSLVMESVVPSDRGNYTCLVENKYGSITHSYLLDVLERSPHRPILQAGLPANTTAVVGTDVQFFCKVYSDAQPHIQWLKHIERNGNRYGPDGTPYVQILKTGSLNMSEVEVLYLTNVTMEDAGEYTCLAGNSIGYSYQSAWLTVLSEEDVADEVDLMETKYTDIIIYASGFLALVMAIVIVVLCRMQVNPSREPFDVLPVQKLSKFPLRRQYSVDSNSSGKSSASLMRVARLSSSCSPMLAGVMEFELPYDPDWEFHRENLTLGKPLGEGCFGQVVRAEAYGINKDHQENISTVAVKMLKDDATDKDLSDLISEMELMKVMDKHKNIINLLGVCTQEGPLYVLVEYASKGSLREYLRARRPPGMDYTFDVTKVPEEQLTFKDLLSCAYQVARGMEYLASKRCIHRDLAARNVLVTEDNVMKIADFGLARGVHQIDYYKKTTNGRLPVKWMAPEALFDRVYTHQSDVWSFGVLMWEIFTLGGSPYPGIPVEELFKLLKEGHRMDKPSNCTHELYMKMRECWHAVPTQRPTFKQLVEELDRVLLSISDEYLDLSTPFEQYSPSCEDTSSSCSSDNDSVFTHDALSTDPCLLGYHDVHSRVDMKTALR; from the exons ATGGTGAATGTCTATACGGTTTGCATCGTCATActctgtctgactgttggacTCCTGACCAAAGCCATCGGGCCAGAAGACGTAAAAACAAAAG ATCTGAGAGTGCCTCGGCCACTCATCTTGCCTCATTACCCGGAGAATACTACAGCGGTTGTAGGGGGACAGGTTAAGCTGCTGTGTAAGGTCCACCGGCCGGCCTTCACCAAGGTTCAGTGGCTGAAGAGAGACGGAGATCGCCTGGGAGCCGAGGGCCAGCCACATCTTAGAGTTCTGACGGCACTCCAGAGCAACATCTCCAAAGTGAACTCTCTGTCACTGAGCAACGTTTCTCTGGGGGACACTGGGGAGTACATCTGTATGGCTGAGACCACCACACAAGCTGGACACCAGCTTCAGTCCAAGCAGTCTGCCTGGCTACAGGTTCTACCAG AGACCCTGATCTCTCGTTCCCTGGACCAAAGTACGGCCATTGAAGTCCCAGCAG TTGTCCTGGATGACCTTGGTGAGGACACCAATGAGCACCTGCTCCTGGAACCAGGTGATGTCCTCAAGCTGCGCTGTGACACCAACCGACCAGGGGGCGTGTACTGGTACAAAGAGTGGACCCGGGTGCTGCACACCGCCCGCATCCAGATCCGCGGGGGCGTTATAGAGATCACAGACGTGACGTACGAGGATTctggggtgtatgtgtgtgtcctccGGGGAACCAAGGAGCCCCTGAGGAACTTCACCATCACTGTAGCAG ACTCACTGGGCtcaggtgatgatgatgaggacaATGGTCTAGAAGACACGTCAGCTGAGATCGATAATGACCAGGTCTACTTCACAAGAGGTCCCTACTGGACCCACACCCAGCGCATGGAGAAGAAGCTGTACGCAGTGCCGGCAGGGAACACGGTCAAGTTCCGCTGCCCGGCAATGGGCAGCCCTCTGCCCTTCATCCGCTGGCTGAAGAACGGACACGAGTTCAGGGGAGAGCACCGCATTGGAGGCATCAAG TTGAGACACCAGCACTGGAGCCTGGTGATGGAGAGTGTGGTGCCTTCAGACCGTGGGAACTACACCTGTCTGGTGGAGAACAAATACGGCTCCATCACACACAGCTACCTTCTGGACGTGCTGG AGCGCTCCCCACACAGGCCTATCCTGCAAGCTGGTCTGCCAGCCAACACTACAGCGGTGGTGGGCACTGATGTCCAGTTCTTCTGTAAGGTCTACAGCGATGCCCAGCCTCACATCCAGTGGCTGAAACACATTGAGAGAAACGGCAACCGCTACGGTCCAGACGGGACTCCTTACGTTCAGATACTGAAGACAGGCAGCCTAAACATGTCGGAGGTGGAAGTTCTCTACCTGACTAACGTGACCATGGAGGATGCTGGAGAGTACACCTGTCTGGCTGGAAACTCCATCGGCTACTCCTATCAGTCTGCCTGGCTCACTGTCCTCTCAG AAGAGGACGTAGCTGACGAGGTGGACTTAATGGAGACCAAGTACACTGACATCATCATCTACGCGTCAGGCTTCCTGGCTCTGGTCATGGCCATCGTGATTGTGGTGCTGTGTCGCATGCAGGTCAACCCAAGCAGAGAACCCTTCGATGTCCTCCCCGTCCAGAAACTCTCCAAGTTCCCCCTCCGCAGACAGTACTCTGTGGATTCCAACTCGTCAGGGAAGTCCAGTGCGTCTCTGATGAGAGTGGCCCGCCTGTCTTCCAGCTGCTCCCCCATGCTGGCCGGAGTCATGGAGTTTGAACTGCCCTACGACCCTGACTGGGAGTTTCACAGGGAGAA TCTGACTTTAGGGAAGCCACTGGGTGAGGGCTGCTTCGGTCAGGTGGTCAGAGCTGAGGCCTATGGGATCAACAAGGACCATCAGGAGAACATCTCCACTGTGGCCGTCAAGATGCTGAAAG ATGATGCCACAGACAAAGACCTGTCAGATCTCATATCTGAAATGGAGCTGATGAAGGTGATGGACAAGCACAAGAACATCATTAACCTCCTGGGGGTGTGCACACAAGAAG gTCCTCTGTACGTGCTGGTAGAGTATGCATCTAAAGGCAGCCTCAGGGAGTACCTGCGGGCCCGACGGCCCCCCGGCATGGACTATACCTTTGATGTGACCAAAGTGCCCGAGGAGCAGCTCACCTTCAAAGACCTGCTGTCCTGTGCCTACCAGGTGGCGCGTGGCATGGAGTACCTGGCCTCCAAAAGG TGCATCCACAGAGACCTTGCTGCCAGAAACGTCCTCGTCACAGAAGACAACGTCATGAAAATCGCAGACTTCGGCCTTGCAAGAGGAGTACACCAGATCGACTACTACAAGAAAACCACCAAC GGACGTCTGCCAGTGAAGTGGATGGCACCAGAGGCCTTGTTCGACCGAGTCTACACACACCAGAGTGACGTGTGGTCGTTTGGCGTGCTGATGTGGGAGATCTTCACCCTGGGGGGCTCACCGTACCCCGGTATCCCCGTGGAAGAGCTCTTCAAGCTGCTGAAGGAAGGCCACCGCATGGACAAACCCTCCAACTGCACACACGAACT ctaCATGAAGATGAGGGAGTGCTGGCATGCTGTGCCCACACAACGACCCACCTTCAAACAGCTGGTGGAGGAGCTAGACAGAGTGCTGCTGTCTATCTCTGACGAG TACTTGGACCTGTCGACACCTTTTGAACAGTACTCCCCGTCGTGCGAGGACACCTCCAGTTCTTGCTCCTCGGACAATGACTCTGTCTTTACCCACGATGCCCTGTCCACCGACCCCTGTCTGCTGGGTTACCACGACGTGCATTCTCGGGTAGACATGAAAACGGCACTGCGGTAG